GCTTGCAGGCGCCCGCTCTGGCTTTCCAGGACGCCCAGCAGATGAAGCGCGTCGGGATGGCCCGGCTGGCCGCGCAGGATGCTATGATAGAGGGGCCGGGCCGCGTCCAGCCGGCCCGCCTGATGGTGGCCGACCGCGGCGGCCAGGGCATCCCGAAGTGTCACCATGCCGCCTGTCTACACGCGCCGCCGGGCCGGAGTCCATGCGGTGCCGCGGTCGGGGCGCCGCAAGTTGTCAATCGCCGTTGCGAAGGAGAGACCATGGCCGACCGGCCGCTCGTCAGCGTCATCACGCCAAGCTGGGGACGGGAGGACGTCCTGCCGCTGTGCCACGCCCGCGTGCGGTCGCAGACCGTGCCCGACATCGAGTGGCTGGTGTTCGACGACAGCCCGCGCCCGTCCGCCTATCTCCAGCCGCTCGCCGGGCCGCGGCTGAAGTATTTCTATTCGCCGCGCCGCTACGCCATCGGGGAGAAGCGCAACATCCTGGCCGAGCACGCGCGCGGCGAGGTCATCGTCCATTTCGACGACGATGATTTCTACGCCCCCCACTATGTGGAGCGGCTGCTCGGCTGGCTGGAGGCGGGCCACGACGCGGTGACCCTGTCCGGCTGGTTCCTGCACAGCGCGGTTCACGGGACCTTCGGCTATTGGGACACGGCGCGCGGCGGCTCCCACCATCGCTGGGGCCGGACGACGCGGTCCTACGTCGAGGCGCCGGACACGCCGCCGTCCGACGACAATCGGCTGGGCTACGGCTTTTCCTACGCCTACCGGCGGTCGGTGTGGGAGGCGGTGCGCTTCCCGCCGGTCAACGCCTGCGAGGACGCGCCCTTCATGAAGGCGGCGCGGGAGCGTTTCCGGGTCGCCG
This genomic stretch from Azospirillum sp. TSH58 harbors:
- a CDS encoding glycosyltransferase family 2 protein, with the protein product MADRPLVSVITPSWGREDVLPLCHARVRSQTVPDIEWLVFDDSPRPSAYLQPLAGPRLKYFYSPRRYAIGEKRNILAEHARGEVIVHFDDDDFYAPHYVERLLGWLEAGHDAVTLSGWFLHSAVHGTFGYWDTARGGSHHRWGRTTRSYVEAPDTPPSDDNRLGYGFSYAYRRSVWEAVRFPPVNACEDAPFMKAARERFRVAALPDAEGLCLHTLHARSTSLCLPQYELPPLLLERLFGPEIAAYTGGGPGQT